DNA from Ancylothrix sp. D3o:
TCAAAAAGCCATTTCTTACCCACAGCATTCTTATTTGACTTTAGCACGGTTTGTCATCAAAGAGCTTAAGCAAGCAACAGATTTAATCGTGGCCGGTCAAAGCGATAAAGTTGCGGCATCTTACGGTTTACAACAGCTTGCAGCCGGTGCGCCGCCTTCAGGATTTAAAGAAATTGTGGTGGTGGTAGAACCTAAAGCAGCCGCCAAAGCTTTGTTAAAATCCTTTAACCGGGAGCAACTTTCTCAAATTGTGAAATTAATTTCCCGCAGCTAATCTAGGTAGTTGCGGTTTGCTTGTTGTTTAAAGTACAAAAACCTTTTCTAAAAACCCGGCCTGTTTAAGAAGCCGGGTTTTTCTGTTAAATCAAGGCGTTATTGATGATGATCATTTGCTGTCCTGTGCTGGGAGTTCCTAAACTGTAAGGGGCGGTAGCACCCGGATCAGTTAAGCCCATAACGATCACATCCACATCAGGTCGTGCCGGTCGGGCTGCATCAATAATCGGCGTGATAGGCAAGCGCACCTCGCCTTGACCACTACCAACCGTTATTACACCCCCTGGGGTTCCGGCAACATAATCAGGGAACGAAAAATCTACACCCGGTCGAGCCGTTGTATTAGAGCCAAAGGTGTAAGGTACCGTTAAGCTGGGAACCAAATCACCAAAACGTTGCAACAAAAATTCACCCGGCACCGGCGGTGTTGTCGGGTCGGTAGGACTGGTTTGGAAGGCTGGCGATTTGCTTGGATAAAGCAATAAAGTCGGTTTTTCGTTATCCAAAATAGAAACAGAGGCGTTTTTGAAATTCGGGTTGATCGAGTAAGTATTTGCCCCAGTCCCCGGATTTAAGGATACCCGGACTGTTTTTGTCGGTTCAGCCACCGTATCGTCAATGACGTTAACGTCTATCACTTTCTCAAACTGACCGTTCTCAAAGGTAACAGTAACGGGTATTGCTCCGTAATCAGCATCGCTAGTGGCACTACCGCTAACAGTGTAACTAACGGTAAGACTTCCAATCGTAGCGGGGTTGCCGGCCAAATCTTTGCGGGAAACTTTAAATTGACCCGATTGGGCTGGTTGGCCTGTGATCACTTCTTTACCGGCAGGAACCGAGGCCGTAATTTCAACGATTTGTGAATCGGCATCAACCACCTCTACAGTAGCCGTGTTTGTTGTCGGATCGACATTATAACCACCACCCTGAGCAACACTCACCTTTACATCTCGGTTGCCGGTAGCTGCCGTATTACGGATTGGCGTTACATCCACAGTCGCCGTTGCCGCACCGGCAGCAAACGTCACAGTGCCGGTCAAAGGTTGATAATCAGTTTGGGGTACTGCCTTGGCATTTTCGGTGGGGGTAGCAGGAGGCGCAGTATCAATGGTGTAACTGATCGTCAAAGCTTGGCTGATGTCGGGGGCCGTCCGGGTAAAGGTAAATTGGCCCAATTGGTCGGCAGCGGCAAGGTTGGGATTTTCATCAGCCCTGGGGTCGGTGGCTTCGACTTTAATTGTCGGAGTACCGATGTCTTGAATATTCAAAGTTGCCGTTGCTCCTGCGGTGGCCCCACCCTGAATGTTGGTAATGTTGAGGGTGGTGCTTACTACCCCAGAAGGAACAGCGTTGAGGTTAAGCAGTGATGTGATGGTTACAGTTTTATCTGCTGTATCCCCGTCGGCAAAAATCACCGGAACACTGGCAGTTGTATTAACGCTGGCCGCAGAATTGGGGTCAGCAGAAGGAGTCAAAGTAATATCTGCTGTAATTTCTCCTTGGCTGCCGCCGGTGCGCTTGACGACGATGGTTTGCACGCCGCTACCGTCTTCTGTGATCGTGTATTGCGTTGCCCCAAATTCGATAGTCCCCGGACTAAAGGGTTGAATGCTGACGGTGGCTGTAGGGTTCACACCCAGGGTTGTATTCGTGGGGTTGGCTAAAAGCAGGTTAAAGGTTTTTGGCGTGGTGATCGCGTTGTTGTTATCACTATTAATTGTGAAGGTAACTTGTTTCTCGCCAGTTTCACCGGCATTCCAGCCCACCAATTGAGAGGTTTCGACGTAATCTATACCTTGCTGGGCTGTGTTGGGCGTAGCGGTCACTGTTACTGAAGCTGGGGCTATGCTGTTGCCGGTGCGGGAGACGGTAACTGTTACTGTGGTTGTGGTGCCGGCAGCCGTCGGTTCTGAGACAGTGTAGGTGGCAGTGCTAAAGCTGACGATGCTGGGTTGGGGTTGGGGTGCTACTGAGACCGGTACTTCCGGCAGTTCGGGTAAGAAGTTCGTCCGCGTGATGGTTGTGCGGGTTGTGTTTTTCAACACAAGCAAAAACTGACCGGTGATGGTGTCTTGAATAACGGTGTCACCGGCATTTTCGGCACTTCCTTGGAAAATATTAAGGGTTTCGTAGGTTAAGCCGGGTTGTAAGTAAACGAAGTCTTTGTCTGTTTCAAAGTCTAAAACAACATCAACTTCAGCTAGTTGAGTTGTGCCTTGGTTGACGTTGATCGAAAATACATCGGCACCGCTATTGCCGGTCAGGAGGTCAAAACCGGCCCCACCTTCAACGGTATCGTTGCCTTGTCCTCCATAGATACTGTCGTTGCCTTCATCGCCCATCAGGGAGTCGTTGCCGGTGTTGCCGTACACCATATCGTTGCCAACGCCACCGCTGGCAATGTCGTTGCCGGTGTTACCAACAAGGGCATCATCGCCGCGATCACCAAATAATTGGTCGGTGTCTGCACCACCATAAATACTGTCGTTGTCGCTGCCGCCGCTGATATTGTCTGTGCCGGTGTTGCCAAAAAGTAAGTCGCCGCCTTCATTGCCGAATATTTGGTCGTTGCCGGTGCAGCCCAAAGCCGTGTCGTCGCCAACACCTGCAATAATCACATCTTGGGCTACGGCGTTTCTTAATCGCTGTTCTAAGGGGGGGACTGGTTGGCCGGTGCCGGGGTCAAAGGCGGGTGGGCCATCTTGTGGATCGCCCAGCAGGGAATCATTGCCTTCTCCTCCGTCTAAGGTATCGCTGCCTACTCCACCGGCCAGGAAGTCGTTACCTTTATCTCCGCTTAGGTAGTCGCTGTTTTCTCCTCCCTCAGCGGTATCGTTACCTTCTCCGCCTAAGAGTGTGTCGTCTCCTGTGTCGTCATAAAGTTGGTCGTTTCCTTTGTTTCCATACAGGAGGTCGTTGTCTTGGCCGCCAAAAAGTGTATCGTTGCCGTTTTTTCCTAAAAGAATGTCATTGCCGAGGTTGCCGCGCAGTTGGTCGTCGCCTTCGTCGCCTACAACGTAGTCGTTGCCGTCGTCTCCCCACAGGTTATCGTTGTCTTGGCCGCCAAAAAGTGAATCGTCGCCGATTTCACCATACAGGTTATCGTTGCCGCTGTTGCCAAAGATTATTTCGTTGCCGATGTTGCCTTGAAGGTTGTCGTTGCCGTCTCCTCCCAACAACGAGTCATTCGCCCCATTGCCGTTGATTATGTCATCACCACCAAGCCCTTCGATGGTGTCGTCTCCTGGGGAACCAATTACAAAGTCACTTTCAGGGGTTCCAATAACATAATCACCACCGGAAAGATCGACGAGTCCACTACCTGATGTAAGTCTAATTACTGCCATTTTTTTAATGCTCCTAAACGCACTAAACCTGATTAAGTGGTGTGAATAGTCAATTGTCTAAAGACTTTTGACTACAGTCTTGTTAAACTAGCCCCTACGTTGAATCTTGAATTTTTTTCTATTAAGCAAAACCCTATTCGGGTTGTGAGTTGTCAGTTGTCAGATTTTTGTCTGAACGAATATATGTTTTGGTGAGAAAGTATTATAATGCTTAACCCCCTCCTTAAGTAATTGTTGTTTGCTCTAGGCTTTACTTTTTAGTTCCACTGACATTTGCAAAGAGTCCGCAGTTGTCTGTGGTCTGTGAAAGTTTCTATGATACCTGAAAGGATACCCTACCTTCCGTAAAAACCGATCATGTTTTGTAAAAAATTTTTTAAGTCTCTTGGGGATACCGATACGACGGTTTCTGGCCCTTGTAGGGCCGTTCAAGCGCCTTGGCGTGGGTTTTTCTTAAATTTTTTAAGTTTAATTACAGGACTTTTTACCCACGCCGCCTGCATTTTAGGATTGATAATTTTCTGGCTACTTAACCTCGTTGAAAGCGGGGTTTTTTTGAAAAAACAACGAGTCTTTTTTTGGGATAAGAATTCAACGACGAAGTTTAAAACCGCAAAGTTCCTAAAGGGAAATTGTAGGCGGCGCTTCGCTAAAAGGCAGGTCTTGATTGATGGCTTCAATTTCCCGCTGTTCCATTTCGTTTACCTCGTTGATGTAAGAGCGCAAAATTTGGCTGAGACGGGGGTTATAAAAGCGGTGAACGCTATGGTTAGCCTTAGCGGGGAAACCTCGTCGTTTTTTGTGCCGGCCTCCTGCACCTGGATCGAAAATTTGAATGCCGTTGTTTATTGCCCATTCAATGGGGGTGTAATAACAAGCATCAAAATGCAGGCAGTCTATTTCTTGAGAGCTACCCCAATAACGTCCGTAAAGGCGGTCTCCTTTGGTAAGACAAAATGACATTCCCACCGGCATCCTTTCATCTAATTCGCTATAGGCACAAACAAAAAGTACCCTGTGTTTATAATTGTGATGAAGTTGTTCAAAAAATCGTTTTGTTAAGTATTTGCTGCCCCACCAGCCAAATTTATCGCAAGTATTTTCATAAAAATGATACATTCGAGAAAACAAAGGATGGGGGATTTCATCGCCGGTGAGGGTGACGAGGCGCAGGGAAGCTTTTTCAACGGCTTTGCGTTCGCGTTTGATATTGCGGCGTTGGTTGGCGTTGAAATTTGCTAAATAATCATCAAAGGTTTGAAAACCGTTATTTTCCCAAATATAACTGTGGTGCAACCAAGTTGTAAAACCTTGACGTTCAATGACTTTTCGCCATTGCGGATCGACATACAGAAAGTGTGCTCCAGAAATTTTATTGCGTTCGCAAAAATGATCAATAGCATTGACCATTAAGCCGGTAATTTCATCTTCATCTAAATGGGGAGCGATTAAAAATCGGTAGCCTTCGGCTGGGGTAAAGGGAGACATTCCCAGCAATTTTGGATAATATTGGATTCCGAGCCGGCCTGCTAGATCGGCCCACTGATGGTCAAAGACAAATTCACCATAGCTGTGAGATTTGAGATAAAGCGGAGCAGCGGCCACAAGTTGCTGATTATGCCAGACGGTTAAATGGTTTGGCAGCCAACCGGCCCGCGCAATGGCTGAGCCGGAGGTTTCCATATTGTTGAGCCACTCCCATTCTAAAAAGGGGGTAGCCAGGGGCAAGGCCAAGGAGTCCCACTCGGCTTGAGGAATTTCTGAGATTTTGCTTGTCCAGGCGACAGAATAGCCGGCTTTAAGCGGGTGCACCATTTTTTAAAGGGGGCTGAGTGTTCCACTATAGGGTAAACTAATAGCCTTTGCTGTGCAGCCGGTAGTGTAAAAAAACCTCGTCGGCGATAGGTTTAACTTCGAGAAGTTCTAATCGTGGGGCCATTTCTGTGAAAAAGCCCTTTCCATCCACCGGCGTCGGGGAATTGGCCCCACCAATAATCAACGGGCAAACCGTTAACCAAAATTCATCTATTAAATTTTGAGCCATAAGCGAGGCAATTAACTGTCCCCCGCCTAAAACAGCCAAACGAGAGATGCCATTGAGGTAGATTTGTTGCAAAGCTTTGGTTAAATCGATATCTTGCTCTGCGTTCTCAACAGCTATGATTTTTTCAAAACCGGGTTGATTTTTCCAGATACTTTCACCTTTTGCCGTTGACACTAACCAGCGAGGTATCGACTGACGGAAAAATTTTAAGTCGGGGTTGATATTGCCGGTGCGTGAGCAGATAATTTGCACAGGCTGAGGAGGCAAACCGGCGCTGTGCCGTTCTTGCAACAGTTGCGAGTCCGTCACTGTCATTGCCGAACCGCCGGCCATAAGCGTGCCAGAACCCACCAAAATCCCATCCACCGCAGCGATTTGCTTTTCTAAATGAGCCTTATCAACAGGAGAGCCAAATAAAACAGGAGACCGCCTAGAGTCAGAAATTTTTCCATCAGCACTGATGGCTAAAACCACAATTGTCGAAGGTCGCTTCATATCAAATTATTGAGTTGAAATTGTAAAGTTTAAAGCCTCTTAAACAAAGTCTATGAAATGTATTAGGGTTTTAACTAATGCAATTATAGAGCAAATTTGTCCACAAATTAACCGATCCCCGCAAAACAAC
Protein-coding regions in this window:
- a CDS encoding Calx-beta domain-containing protein — protein: MAVIRLTSGSGLVDLSGGDYVIGTPESDFVIGSPGDDTIEGLGGDDIINGNGANDSLLGGDGNDNLQGNIGNEIIFGNSGNDNLYGEIGDDSLFGGQDNDNLWGDDGNDYVVGDEGDDQLRGNLGNDILLGKNGNDTLFGGQDNDLLYGNKGNDQLYDDTGDDTLLGGEGNDTAEGGENSDYLSGDKGNDFLAGGVGSDTLDGGEGNDSLLGDPQDGPPAFDPGTGQPVPPLEQRLRNAVAQDVIIAGVGDDTALGCTGNDQIFGNEGGDLLFGNTGTDNISGGSDNDSIYGGADTDQLFGDRGDDALVGNTGNDIASGGVGNDMVYGNTGNDSLMGDEGNDSIYGGQGNDTVEGGAGFDLLTGNSGADVFSINVNQGTTQLAEVDVVLDFETDKDFVYLQPGLTYETLNIFQGSAENAGDTVIQDTITGQFLLVLKNTTRTTITRTNFLPELPEVPVSVAPQPQPSIVSFSTATYTVSEPTAAGTTTTVTVTVSRTGNSIAPASVTVTATPNTAQQGIDYVETSQLVGWNAGETGEKQVTFTINSDNNNAITTPKTFNLLLANPTNTTLGVNPTATVSIQPFSPGTIEFGATQYTITEDGSGVQTIVVKRTGGSQGEITADITLTPSADPNSAASVNTTASVPVIFADGDTADKTVTITSLLNLNAVPSGVVSTTLNITNIQGGATAGATATLNIQDIGTPTIKVEATDPRADENPNLAAADQLGQFTFTRTAPDISQALTISYTIDTAPPATPTENAKAVPQTDYQPLTGTVTFAAGAATATVDVTPIRNTAATGNRDVKVSVAQGGGYNVDPTTNTATVEVVDADSQIVEITASVPAGKEVITGQPAQSGQFKVSRKDLAGNPATIGSLTVSYTVSGSATSDADYGAIPVTVTFENGQFEKVIDVNVIDDTVAEPTKTVRVSLNPGTGANTYSINPNFKNASVSILDNEKPTLLLYPSKSPAFQTSPTDPTTPPVPGEFLLQRFGDLVPSLTVPYTFGSNTTARPGVDFSFPDYVAGTPGGVITVGSGQGEVRLPITPIIDAARPARPDVDVIVMGLTDPGATAPYSLGTPSTGQQMIIINNALI
- a CDS encoding GNAT family N-acetyltransferase — protein: MVHPLKAGYSVAWTSKISEIPQAEWDSLALPLATPFLEWEWLNNMETSGSAIARAGWLPNHLTVWHNQQLVAAAPLYLKSHSYGEFVFDHQWADLAGRLGIQYYPKLLGMSPFTPAEGYRFLIAPHLDEDEITGLMVNAIDHFCERNKISGAHFLYVDPQWRKVIERQGFTTWLHHSYIWENNGFQTFDDYLANFNANQRRNIKRERKAVEKASLRLVTLTGDEIPHPLFSRMYHFYENTCDKFGWWGSKYLTKRFFEQLHHNYKHRVLFVCAYSELDERMPVGMSFCLTKGDRLYGRYWGSSQEIDCLHFDACYYTPIEWAINNGIQIFDPGAGGRHKKRRGFPAKANHSVHRFYNPRLSQILRSYINEVNEMEQREIEAINQDLPFSEAPPTISL
- a CDS encoding RibD family protein; this encodes MKRPSTIVVLAISADGKISDSRRSPVLFGSPVDKAHLEKQIAAVDGILVGSGTLMAGGSAMTVTDSQLLQERHSAGLPPQPVQIICSRTGNINPDLKFFRQSIPRWLVSTAKGESIWKNQPGFEKIIAVENAEQDIDLTKALQQIYLNGISRLAVLGGGQLIASLMAQNLIDEFWLTVCPLIIGGANSPTPVDGKGFFTEMAPRLELLEVKPIADEVFLHYRLHSKGY